The following coding sequences are from one Musa acuminata AAA Group cultivar baxijiao chromosome BXJ1-6, Cavendish_Baxijiao_AAA, whole genome shotgun sequence window:
- the LOC135677448 gene encoding endoglucanase 13-like — protein sequence MAPKTLLLLSLILVLLLGQSCATKDYGLALTKSLLFFEAQRSGKLPPGQRVTWRGDSAPNDGKDNGVALSGGYFDAGDNVKFGFPLAYSLTAIAWGVVEFNSRLEAKKELGNALAALRWGTDYLINAHPQPDVLYVEVGDGSSDHDCWQRPEDMSTPRTSYKIDDSKPGSDVAAESAAALAAASIAFKGSDPKYSGTLLTHAKQLLEFARNHRGLYQNSVPQAGQFYSSSGDDDEIVWAAAWLHRATGEQTYLDILSSGNNGGVRSMFSWDDKYVGAQLLVTKLLLEGKVPNSGPWAAYKNNVDMFVCSVVQKGNNNVQKSPGGILWFLPWANLQYVTSSMLVVSTYADYLSAAKATLSCPQGSVSPKDLISFATSQVDYILGANPKAMSYMVGFGSNFPVQVHHRGASIVSIKADPKSIGCKEGFDWFNRNSPNPNVLDGALVGGPDANDAYTDSRSNYQQAEPAIATNAALIGVLARLA from the exons ATGGCCCCGAAGACGCTGCTTCTTCTTTCGCTGATTCTCGTCCTCCTCCTGGGGCAGTCTTGCGCCACGAAAGACTATGGACTGGCTCTCACCAAGTCCTTGCTCTTCTTCGAAGCCCAGAGGTCGGGGAAGCTGCCGCCCGGCCAGCGAGTGACCTGGCGCGGCGACTCTGCTCCCAATGACGGCAAGGATAACGGT GTTGCTCTCTCCGGAGGATACTTCGACGCCGGGGACAACGTGAAGTTTGGGTTCCCGTTGGCCTACTCGTTGACCGCTATCGCATGGGGGGTGGTGGAGTTCAACTCCAGGCTTGAGGCGAAGAAAGAGCTCGGTAACGCTCTGGCCGCCCTCCGGTGGGGTACCGACTACCTGATCAATGCTCACCCCCAGCCGGACGTCCTGTACGTCGAGGTCGGCGACGGCAGCTCCGACCACGACTGCTGGCAGAGGCCGGAGGACATGTCCACCCCTCGTACGTCCTACAAGATCGACGACTCCAAGCCCGGATCCGACGTGGCCGCAGAGTCTGCCGCCGCCTTGGCCGCGGCCTCTATTGCCTTCAAGGGTTCCGACCCCAAATACTCCGGCACACTTCTCACCCACGCAAAACAG CTACTCGAATTCGCCAGAAACCATCGTGGTCTCTATCAGAACAGCGTCCCACAAGCCGGACAGTTCTACTCCAGCAGCGGAGACGAT GACGAGATAGTCTGGGCCGCTGCATGGCTCCACCGCGCAACCGGCGAGCAGACCTACCTGGACATCCTCTCCTCGGGAAACAACGGCGGTGTCCGCAGTATGTTCTCCTGGGACGACAAGTACGTCGGCGCCCAGCTCCTGGTCACCAAG CTGCTCCTGGAAGGCAAAGTTCCCAACTCCGGTCCCTGGGCGGCGTACAAGAACAACGTCGACATGTTCGTCTGCTCCGTAGTGCAGAAGGGTAACAACAACGTGCAGAAGAGCCCCGGCGGAATCTTGTGGTTCCTGCCATGGGCCAACCTCCAGTACGTCACCTCCTCCATGCTGGTTGTCTCCACCTACGCCGACTACCTGTCCGCCGCAAAAGCCACCCTGAGTTGCCCCCAAGGCAGCGTCAGCCCCAAAGACCTCATCTCCTTCGCCACCTCGCAGGTGGATTACATTTTGGGTGCCAACCCAAAGGCCATGAGCTACATGGTGGGTTTCGGGTCCAACTTCCCTGTTCAGGTGCACCACAGGGGTGCCTCCATCGTGTCGATCAAGGCGGACCCGAAGTCAATTGGGTGCAAGGAAGGGTTCGATTGGTTCAACAGGAACTCGCCCAACCCTAATGTGCTGGACGGCGCCCTCGTCGGCGGCCCCGACGCCAACGACGCCTACACCGACTCCCGATCCAATTACCAGCAAGCGGAGCCCGCCATCGCCACCAATGCGGCTCTGATCGGCGTATTGGCGAGGCTTGCATAA